CCCGAGGGCCGCGGCAGCGACTGGTGGCGCTTCGCGCGTCCCATGTACGCGGCGGGCGTGCGGCCCGGTGGCCTGCTGCAGAACTGCTTTTCCTACCACTTCACACCGGCCGCCTTCATGGTCGAAGGCGGCGCCGCCAGGATAGGGTGCGCGGTGATCCCGGCCGGGATCGGGCAGACGGAGATGCAGGTACAGGCCATCGCCGACCTGCGGCCAGACACCTACGTCGGCACGCCCTCCTTCCTGCGCCTCATCATCCAGAAGGCACAGGAGATGAATGCGGACGTGAGCAGCATCCGCAATGCGCTCATGGGCGCGGAGGCGCTGCCCGAGACGCTGCGCAGCTGGTTCCATGAGAACGGCGTGCCCAATGTACTTCAGACCTATGCCTCGGCCGATATCGGCAGCGTGGCGTATGAAACGTCCACCGGCGGCGTGCTCAATCCCGGCATGACGCTGGACGAAGACGTGATCGTCGAAATCGTGCGGCCCGGCAGCGGCGATCCCGTGACGCCGGGCGACATCGGCGAAATCGTCGTCACCCTGTTCAACCAGGACTATCCACTGGTGCGCTTTGCCACCGGCGACATGTCCGCCATGCTGGTGGACGCACCGCCGTCGCGCTGCGGGCGCACCAACCTGCGGATTCGCGGCTGGATGGGCCGGGCCGACCAGACCACCAAGGTGCGCGCCATGTTCGTGCATCCCTCGCAGGTAAGCAACATCGCGCGCCGCCATCCGGAGATCGCGCGCGCGCGCCTGGTGGTGTCGGGGCAGATGGCCAACGACGTCATGACGCTGCGCTGCGAAGTGGAGGCCGAACCATCGGAGGAGAAGAAGGCGGCGATCGTCAGCTCGATCCGGGAAGTGACGCGGCTGCGCGGCGTAGTGGAATTTGTGGCGCGCGGCGCGCTGCCGGATGACGGGCTGCTGATCGAGGACATACGCGATTACAGCTAGTGGCGTGTCGCGTAAATCCAACTGTGCACGGTCATTGTGCGCTGCGATTTGCAGGATAATTGTGGCGTATCCCTTTCAAAGTCCACGACCATGCAAGCATTCCATGTAGACCGCGCCCGCACCCTGCTGCAAAACGCCACCGAGATTTTCAACGCCGACGCCGTCACATCTGCCGTCACCCAGGTGGCCGACACTCTCAATGCGCGCTTTGCGCAACCGGATGACGAGACCTTCCCGCTGGTCCTCGGCGTGATGGGCGGCGCGGTGGTGTTCGTAGGCCAGGTGCTGCCGCAGCTTCGCTTCCCGCTCGAATTCGACTACATCCATGTCAGCCGCTATGGCGACGAAGACCAGGGTGGCAAGGTCGTATGGAAGGTCATCCCGCGCTCGAACGTGCAGGGCCGCACCATCATCGTCCTGGACGATATTCTGGACGAAGGCGAGACACTGG
This region of Massilia sp. PAMC28688 genomic DNA includes:
- a CDS encoding phenylacetate--CoA ligase family protein, producing the protein MSADTLDALERRDPRERERDLMGRLPQLLERARSAPGWAAILKNVDPSRITSRAALADLPITRKAHLKALQGASMPFGGLVPTPVGQLARVFVSPGPIFDPEGRGSDWWRFARPMYAAGVRPGGLLQNCFSYHFTPAAFMVEGGAARIGCAVIPAGIGQTEMQVQAIADLRPDTYVGTPSFLRLIIQKAQEMNADVSSIRNALMGAEALPETLRSWFHENGVPNVLQTYASADIGSVAYETSTGGVLNPGMTLDEDVIVEIVRPGSGDPVTPGDIGEIVVTLFNQDYPLVRFATGDMSAMLVDAPPSRCGRTNLRIRGWMGRADQTTKVRAMFVHPSQVSNIARRHPEIARARLVVSGQMANDVMTLRCEVEAEPSEEKKAAIVSSIREVTRLRGVVEFVARGALPDDGLLIEDIRDYS
- a CDS encoding hypoxanthine-guanine phosphoribosyltransferase, translated to MQAFHVDRARTLLQNATEIFNADAVTSAVTQVADTLNARFAQPDDETFPLVLGVMGGAVVFVGQVLPQLRFPLEFDYIHVSRYGDEDQGGKVVWKVIPRSNVQGRTIIVLDDILDEGETLAHVKQRLLDMGAAEVIIAVFADKDIKRDKPVKADIVGLTIPDKFVVGFGMDVYGYWRNLPGLWAIRPEDLSTRA